From the Deltaproteobacteria bacterium genome, one window contains:
- the speA gene encoding biosynthetic arginine decarboxylase has translation MLLKVASQNDLRAWTIRDSIELYNVNGWGRDFFTINDAGNIEVTPGGPGSPKIDLKELVDDLRSRGLKLPLLIRFSDILKTRIQQLAGSFAQAIGESDYKGAYRGVYPIKVNQQRHIVEELVEYGRPWNLGIEAGSKPELLVALALQDNPEALILCNGYKDRAYIETAMLAQKLGRQIIIIMDRIGELETILACARDLQVRPVLGVRARLATKGAGKWIESAGDRSKFGLTTAEIVATVERLKQEGMLDCLQLLHFHIGSQVTNIRAVKDALRESSRIFVELHHLGANMRFLDCGGGLGVDYDGSQTNFHSSVNYTLQEYASDIVSQVAEACNAADVPHPDIVTESGRALVAHHSLLVFNVLGTHEILDGQVPEALSGNEHTIIKQLHETYEGISRKNFQEAYHDALQLKEEAITAFNLGVLDLKGRARVEQLFWAVCERILKVVRDLPYVPDELEGLEKQLSDTYYCNFSIFQSMPDHWAVRQLFPTLPIHRLNRPPTRRAVLADLTCDSDGKMDQFIDLRDVKHTLELHAPNGEAYYIGSFLVGAYQEILGDLHNLFGDTDAVHVRLDGDDYRVEHVVEGDSVNEVLSYVQYSKEDLVSRVRRAVEVALREKRLTMAESGRLLRRYEEALEGYTYLTESE, from the coding sequence CTGTTGCTGAAAGTCGCGTCGCAGAACGATCTCCGAGCCTGGACGATCCGAGACTCGATCGAGCTCTACAACGTCAACGGCTGGGGTCGGGACTTCTTCACGATCAACGACGCCGGCAACATCGAGGTGACGCCCGGCGGCCCAGGCTCCCCGAAGATCGACCTCAAGGAGCTCGTCGACGACCTCCGCAGCCGCGGCTTGAAGCTCCCCCTTCTCATTCGCTTCTCCGACATCCTGAAGACCCGCATCCAGCAGCTCGCCGGGTCGTTCGCGCAGGCGATCGGCGAAAGCGATTACAAGGGCGCGTATCGCGGCGTCTACCCGATCAAGGTCAATCAGCAGCGCCACATCGTCGAGGAGCTGGTCGAGTACGGCCGGCCCTGGAACCTCGGCATCGAGGCCGGCTCCAAGCCCGAGCTGCTAGTCGCGCTGGCGCTCCAGGACAACCCCGAGGCGCTGATCCTCTGCAACGGCTACAAGGATCGCGCCTACATCGAGACGGCGATGCTCGCCCAGAAGCTCGGACGTCAGATCATCATCATCATGGACCGGATCGGCGAACTCGAGACGATCCTCGCCTGCGCGCGCGACCTCCAGGTCCGACCGGTGCTGGGAGTGCGGGCGCGGCTCGCCACCAAGGGCGCGGGCAAGTGGATCGAGTCGGCGGGCGACCGCTCGAAGTTCGGCCTCACGACCGCGGAGATCGTGGCGACGGTCGAGCGGCTGAAGCAGGAAGGCATGCTCGACTGCCTCCAGCTCCTCCACTTCCACATCGGCTCGCAGGTCACGAACATCAGGGCGGTCAAGGACGCGCTCCGCGAGTCGAGCCGCATCTTCGTCGAGCTGCACCACCTCGGCGCCAACATGCGCTTCCTCGACTGCGGCGGCGGCCTCGGCGTCGACTACGACGGCAGCCAGACGAACTTCCACTCGTCGGTGAACTACACGCTCCAGGAGTACGCGAGCGACATCGTGAGCCAGGTCGCCGAGGCGTGCAACGCGGCCGACGTCCCCCATCCGGACATCGTGACCGAGTCGGGGCGCGCGCTCGTCGCGCACCACTCGCTCCTCGTCTTCAACGTCCTCGGCACGCACGAGATCCTCGACGGCCAGGTGCCCGAGGCACTCTCCGGGAACGAGCACACGATCATCAAGCAGCTGCACGAGACCTACGAGGGCATCTCGCGGAAGAACTTCCAGGAGGCCTACCACGACGCGCTCCAGCTGAAGGAGGAGGCGATCACCGCCTTCAACCTCGGCGTGCTCGATCTCAAGGGCCGGGCCCGCGTCGAGCAGCTCTTCTGGGCGGTCTGCGAGCGCATCCTCAAGGTCGTCCGCGACCTTCCCTACGTGCCGGACGAGCTCGAGGGCCTCGAAAAGCAGCTCTCCGACACCTACTACTGCAACTTCTCCATCTTCCAATCGATGCCGGACCACTGGGCCGTCCGCCAGCTCTTCCCCACCCTGCCGATCCACCGCCTGAACCGGCCGCCGACGCGCCGGGCGGTCCTCGCCGACCTCACCTGCGACAGCGACGGCAAGATGGACCAGTTCATCGACCTCCGCGACGTGAAACACACCCTCGAGCTGCACGCCCCGAACGGCGAGGCGTACTACATCGGAAGCTTCCTCGTCGGCGCCTATCAGGAGATCCTCGGCGACCTCCACAACCTCTTCGGCGACACCGACGCGGTGCACGTCCGCCTCGACGGCGACGACTACCGGGTGGAGCACGTCGTCGAGGGCGACTCGGTGAACGAGGTGCTCTCCTACGTGCAGTACTCGAAGGAGGATCTCGTCTCGCGGGTGCGGCGCGCGGTCGAGGTGGCGCTACGCGAGAAGCGCCTCACGATGGCCGAGTCGGGCCGCCTCCTCCGTCGCTACGAGGAGGCCCTCGAAGGCTACACCTACCTGACGGAGAGCGAGTAG